One window from the genome of Nicotiana tomentosiformis chromosome 5, ASM39032v3, whole genome shotgun sequence encodes:
- the LOC138892449 gene encoding uncharacterized protein, translating to MDLVQKLRDEEEEEKENASALTVRPRKAVEVTKPSEPTTTAKIKPRVEEASKKKSGEDPELLEVKIVSRPSATTPDGAGFEIPKIDQSAPSDLLGTMTTGHFPSLLTFSEEALREARELKTPYIGGGFSVEDPFRDCITGVDDASDISDASILLEEAFSKFRADLSQCEIELQKVSKERNALKLLCGQKDETIKDLQADLAKAREEEAELDKQVSIFLIKYELDPTVEANTSLAQLQKKVERIELLRGEVDQVKADCDRWRDNMDRLAAENETTLAKLSSVEVQLGGLKEKSSAQAKRIEELETGLAEAKAEIEKTKVMADKSIAMYRTDAEAAQMQLREASDRERWINDSTKCQSLRETLEEIHARGFELSEEIARAKVLEAEVRQLASSDDEDDDEEGSRGGSDEGPEGGVAPREEVETDRS from the exons ATGGACTTGGTGCAAAAACTGAGagacgaagaagaggaagaaaaggaAAATGCCTCGGCACTAACGGTCCGACCTAGGAAAGCCGTCGAGGTCACCAAACCTTCTGAGCCGACGACGACTGCTAAAATCAAGCCTCGTGTCGAGGAGGCTTCCAAAAAGAAATCGGGTGAGGATCCCGAATTACTAGAGGTCAAGATCGTTTCTCGGCCATCTGCAACTACACCGGACGGGGCCGGTTTTGAGATCCCGAAGATCGATCAAAGTGCCCCTAGCGACTTGCTCGGGACCATGACAACAGGTCACTTTCCTTCTCTTCtgactttttctgaggaggcactaagggaggctcgagagttgaagaccccTTATATAGGAGGAGGCTTTAGTGTAGAggatccctttcgggattgcattactggagtcgatgatgcctctgatATCAGTGATGCTTCTATTCTTTTAGAAGAG GCCTTCTCCAAGTTTCGAGCTGACCTTAGCCAGTGTGaaatcgagctccaaaaggtctcgaaggAGAGGAATGCTCTAAAGCTTCTTTGCGGCCAAAAGGACGAAACTATAAAGGaccttcaagcggatttggccaaggctcgtgaggaagaggccgagctagataagcaggtgagcatcTTTTTGATAAAGTATGAACTCGACCCAACTGTGGAGGCTAATACTTCATTAGCTCAGCTGCAGAAAAAGGTTGAAAGGATCGAGCTGCTTCGGGGAGAAGTCGATCAGGTCAAGGCCGATTGTGATCGGTGGAGGGATAATATGGACCGCCTGGCTGCGGAAAACGAAACTACCTTGGCCAAACTGTCATCGGTCGAGGTTCAACTTGGGGGCCTCAAAGAGAAAAGCTCGGCCcaagccaagaggatcgaggagcttgaaaccgggcttgctgaggccaaggcggagatcGAGAAGACAAAGGTTATGGCAGACAAGTCCATTGCCATGTACCGGactgatgctgaggctgctcaaatgCAGCTAAGGGAGGCTTCTGACCGAGAGCGATGGATCAATGACTCGACAAAGTGTCAATCCCTGAGagaaaccctcgaggaaatccatgctcgaggttttgaacTCTCCGAGGAGATAGCCCGAGCTAAGGTGCTCGAAGCTGAAGTCAGGCAGCTTGCCTCCTCCGATGACgaagacgatgatgaagaaggcagtcgaggcggatccgatgaggggcctgaaggaggGGTTGCTCCCAGAGAAGAGGTCGAAACCGACCGTAGTTAG